Below is a window of Agrobacterium sp. RAC06 DNA.
TTTGGCGCGACGTTCCTCAACAGTGTGGGCAAGGGCTGGATACGCCACAGCAAGGACCGTCACGGTTCCAAATGCTGCAAGGGACAACCGGATGACGTCAGGCATTTCAGCTCTCCTATGAGTCGTGTTTGATTTGAGGTGCAGACTTGCGTGTCCAGCAAGGCAGGCATTGTGAGAGCAGCGCAGAAGAGGCTCTCCCTGGGGCCCCTGGACGTCATTGGCGTCGCAAGATCATTCCGGCATGGTGAAGTGTCTTCTCGTCGACAAAAACCCCATCGGCGGTAAAGCCGGTGTCATCCCAGTAATCGATGTGGTTCCCGGTGACGACATAACGGCCCTGATAAGCACTTTGACGACTGCCGCGGGCTTCGTCGTAGCGGCCATTTGGTAGGAGTTCGTGGCGGATATGACCGTCGTCGGTGACCCACATCCCGACATAAGGGTGGTTCTGATGTTGGGGGCTGCTAGTTGATTGGGTGGGCATTTCATTCTCTGCTTTTGCGTTTTGAGCCAGTGCGCCGAAAGCGGCGGCAGCGGCAATGATTGCGAGGACAATAACCGGTAGGAAATTTTTCATGACGTAGCCTCCGCAGGGTTGATGTCACCGTGCCTTACGCTGCTGCTCAGAATGGTGTCCGGGTCGGCCGGACCACCATTTCGTTCACGTCGACATCTTCGGGCTGCTCAACCGCAAAGCGCACGGCGCGGCCGATCGCATCCGGGGTAAGCGCAATGGCGCGATAGGACTTCATCGCTTCAGCCGCCACCGGGTCGGTGATGGTGTTTGCAAGCTCACTTTCCACGACACCTGGATGTATACAGGTGACGCGCAGCTTTTCGTTTTCCTGGCGAAGCCCATCGGAAATCGCGCGGACAGCGAATTTTGTCGCGCAATATACGGCCGCGGTCGGCGATACGGACAGGGCGCCGATAGAAGCAATGTTGATGATATGTCCGGAACCGCGTGCGTTCATCTCCGGAAGCACCGCGGCAATGCCGTAGAGTACGCCCTTGATGTTGACGTCCACCATTCTATCCCATTCGTCGACCTTCAATGACGACATGAGCGACAGAGGCATAACGCCAGCGTTGTTCACCAGCACATCGATGCGGCCGAATTCCTGGCGTGCTTCATCTGCGAAAGCTGCGACCTCAGCACGATTGGTCACATCGACCCTGCAGGTCTTGACCTTGCCACCCGCCCACCGAATTTCTTTTGCAACGTCCTCAAGGCGGTCAGTGCGACGCGCGCCGAGTACGACGGTCGCGCCTGCCCGA
It encodes the following:
- a CDS encoding SDR family oxidoreductase, which codes for MDKVVLITGASSGIGVGIARELARAGATVVLGARRTDRLEDVAKEIRWAGGKVKTCRVDVTNRAEVAAFADEARQEFGRIDVLVNNAGVMPLSLMSSLKVDEWDRMVDVNIKGVLYGIAAVLPEMNARGSGHIINIASIGALSVSPTAAVYCATKFAVRAISDGLRQENEKLRVTCIHPGVVESELANTITDPVAAEAMKSYRAIALTPDAIGRAVRFAVEQPEDVDVNEMVVRPTRTPF
- a CDS encoding Atu4866 domain-containing protein, which translates into the protein MKNFLPVIVLAIIAAAAAFGALAQNAKAENEMPTQSTSSPQHQNHPYVGMWVTDDGHIRHELLPNGRYDEARGSRQSAYQGRYVVTGNHIDYWDDTGFTADGVFVDEKTLHHAGMILRRQ